From Rahnella aceris, a single genomic window includes:
- the glsB gene encoding glutaminase B, with the protein MGTELDNSLLEDILAQVRPLIGRGKVAGYIPALAEVSPDHLGIAVCTTKGEIFRAGDADIRFSIQSISKVLSLTLALTRYQESEIWQRVGKEPSGQPFNSLVQLELEQGKPRNPFINPGALVVCDMLQTRLSAPKQRMLEVVRQLAGSADLNYDRHVARSEFEHSDRNAAIAYLMKSFGNFDNDVITVLHTYFHYCALRMSCEELARTFVYLANKGHPLGSETPLIDARQARQINAMMVTSGMYDGAGEFAYRVGMPGKSGVGGGIIAVVPGEMCIAVWSPELDAAGNSLAGIAALELLAQRIGRSIF; encoded by the coding sequence TTGGGTACCGAACTTGATAACAGTTTGCTGGAAGATATTCTTGCGCAGGTCAGGCCGCTGATAGGTCGGGGTAAAGTGGCCGGTTACATTCCTGCTCTGGCGGAAGTCAGCCCCGATCATTTAGGAATCGCCGTGTGTACCACGAAAGGGGAGATCTTTCGTGCCGGTGATGCCGATATTCGTTTCTCGATCCAGTCGATCTCAAAAGTTCTCAGCCTGACGCTGGCGCTGACCCGTTATCAGGAAAGCGAAATCTGGCAGCGTGTCGGCAAAGAGCCGTCCGGTCAGCCATTCAATTCTCTGGTACAGCTTGAGCTGGAACAGGGTAAACCGCGTAACCCGTTCATCAATCCGGGCGCACTGGTGGTCTGCGATATGCTGCAAACCCGGCTTTCGGCACCGAAGCAGAGAATGCTGGAAGTGGTGCGTCAGCTGGCCGGATCGGCAGATCTCAACTACGATCGGCACGTTGCGCGTTCCGAGTTTGAGCACTCCGACCGCAATGCGGCGATTGCGTATCTGATGAAGTCTTTCGGTAATTTCGACAACGACGTCATCACCGTTTTGCACACCTATTTTCACTACTGCGCATTGCGCATGAGCTGTGAAGAGCTGGCGCGCACCTTTGTGTATCTGGCCAATAAAGGGCATCCGCTGGGTAGCGAGACACCGCTCATTGATGCCCGTCAGGCACGGCAGATTAATGCGATGATGGTGACCAGCGGTATGTACGATGGTGCGGGTGAGTTCGCCTATCGCGTCGGGATGCCGGGCAAATCCGGTGTCGGCGGCGGTATTATTGCCGTGGTGCCGGGGGAGATGTGTATCGCGGTATGGTCGCCGGAACTTGACGCGGCAGGGAACTCTTTGGCAGGTATTGCTGCCTTAGAACTACTGGCGCAACGTATTGGCCGTTCAATTTTTTGA
- the trmB gene encoding tRNA (guanosine(46)-N7)-methyltransferase TrmB, which translates to MKNDVISPEFDENGRAMRRIRSFVRRQGRLTKGQQFALDNFWPVMGVEFQAEPLAIDALFGRPAPVVLEIGFGMGTSLVTMAKQNPDQNFIGIEVHSPGVGACLATAHEEGVSNLRVMCHDAVEVLEKMIPDGSLDMVQLFFPDPWHKARHNKRRIVQPEFVEKLRKKLKVGGVFHMATDWEPYAEHMLDVMTSLENWVNLSQEGNYVPRPESRPVTKFEMRGQRLGHGVWDLMFERKQ; encoded by the coding sequence ATGAAAAACGACGTCATTTCACCGGAGTTCGACGAGAACGGTCGCGCGATGCGCCGTATCCGTAGTTTTGTCCGCCGTCAGGGCCGTCTGACCAAAGGTCAGCAATTCGCGCTGGACAATTTCTGGCCGGTGATGGGCGTGGAGTTTCAGGCAGAACCTCTGGCAATTGATGCCTTGTTTGGTCGCCCGGCACCGGTTGTGCTGGAAATCGGTTTCGGGATGGGCACCTCGCTGGTCACGATGGCGAAACAGAACCCGGACCAGAATTTCATCGGCATTGAAGTTCACTCGCCTGGCGTCGGTGCCTGTCTTGCGACCGCGCATGAAGAGGGTGTCAGTAACCTGCGCGTAATGTGTCACGATGCGGTCGAAGTGTTGGAAAAAATGATTCCGGATGGCTCGCTTGACATGGTGCAGCTATTCTTTCCTGACCCGTGGCACAAAGCGCGTCATAATAAGCGCCGTATCGTGCAGCCGGAGTTCGTTGAGAAGCTGCGCAAAAAATTGAAAGTGGGCGGTGTATTCCACATGGCAACCGACTGGGAGCCTTATGCGGAGCACATGCTTGACGTCATGACCAGTTTAGAAAACTGGGTGAACCTGTCGCAGGAGGGCAATTATGTCCCGCGTCCGGAATCCCGCCCGGTGACCAAGTTCGAAATGCGTGGCCAGCGTTTAGGCCACGGCGTATGGGATCTGATGTTTGAGAGGAAGCAATAA
- the hemW gene encoding radical SAM family heme chaperone HemW: MRKLPPLSLYIHIPWCVQKCPYCDFNSHALKGEVPHDDYVAHLLADLDADLHLVGGRSVGTIFIGGGTPSLLSSEAMQNLLDGVRARLPLDANAEITMEANPGTVEADRFSGYQRAGVNRISIGVQSFDAQKLERLGRIHGPDEATRAAHLATGLNLRSFNLDLMHGLPDQTLEEALDDLRQAIALNPPHLSWYQLTIEPNTMYASRPPTLPDDDALWDIFEQGDQLLTAAGYQQYETSAYAKPGYQCQHNLNYWRFGDYLGIGCGAHGKLTQPDGQILRTVKTKHPRGYMQGRYMDKQHPVETEDLPFEFFMNRFRLLEAAPREEFGLYTGLDESVIRAQLDEAITKEYLVETATHWQITGKGKLFLNSLLELFLGE; encoded by the coding sequence ATGCGTAAGTTACCGCCGCTGAGTCTCTACATCCATATTCCGTGGTGCGTGCAAAAATGCCCTTACTGCGATTTCAACTCGCACGCGTTAAAGGGTGAAGTGCCGCATGACGATTATGTCGCGCATCTGCTGGCTGATCTGGATGCAGACCTGCATCTGGTGGGCGGACGCAGTGTGGGGACGATTTTTATCGGCGGCGGAACCCCAAGTCTGCTGAGCAGCGAAGCGATGCAGAATCTGCTCGACGGCGTGCGCGCGCGTTTGCCGCTCGATGCTAATGCTGAAATCACCATGGAAGCTAATCCGGGCACCGTCGAAGCAGACCGCTTCAGCGGCTATCAGCGCGCCGGTGTGAACCGTATCTCCATTGGCGTGCAAAGTTTTGATGCGCAGAAACTGGAGCGTCTGGGGCGTATTCATGGCCCTGACGAAGCCACACGCGCGGCGCATCTGGCGACCGGCCTGAACCTGCGCAGCTTCAATCTGGATCTGATGCACGGCTTGCCGGATCAGACGCTGGAAGAAGCGCTGGACGATTTGCGTCAGGCTATTGCACTCAACCCGCCGCATTTGTCGTGGTATCAGCTGACTATTGAGCCGAACACAATGTACGCCTCGCGTCCGCCGACCCTGCCGGATGACGATGCACTGTGGGATATTTTCGAGCAAGGCGATCAGTTGCTGACTGCCGCCGGTTATCAGCAGTATGAAACCTCGGCGTATGCCAAACCGGGCTACCAGTGTCAGCACAATCTGAACTACTGGCGCTTCGGGGATTATCTCGGCATCGGTTGTGGCGCGCATGGCAAACTGACGCAGCCCGACGGGCAAATCCTGCGTACCGTAAAAACCAAACATCCTCGCGGCTATATGCAGGGACGTTATATGGACAAACAACATCCGGTCGAAACCGAAGATTTGCCGTTTGAATTCTTCATGAACCGCTTCCGCCTGCTGGAAGCCGCGCCGCGTGAAGAGTTTGGTCTGTATACCGGGCTGGATGAGTCGGTGATACGCGCACAGCTTGACGAAGCGATCACCAAAGAATATCTGGTGGAAACCGCCACGCACTGGCAGATCACCGGCAAAGGAAAATTATTCCTCAACTCACTGCTGGAGCTGTTTTTGGGGGAGTAA
- a CDS encoding YggL family protein, protein MATNRSRRLRKKLHIAEFQELGFSVKWRFPEGTAVETIDESLDKFIDGVIEPNKLAFDGSGYLQWEGLVCRQDIGHCTDEQRALVKKWLEDHKMEDVEVSELFDIWWD, encoded by the coding sequence ATGGCTACAAATCGCAGTCGTCGTTTACGTAAGAAGTTACACATTGCCGAGTTCCAGGAACTGGGCTTCTCTGTAAAATGGCGTTTCCCGGAAGGTACCGCGGTAGAAACCATTGACGAATCACTGGATAAATTCATTGACGGTGTGATCGAGCCAAACAAGCTGGCCTTCGACGGCAGTGGCTATCTGCAATGGGAAGGTCTGGTTTGCCGTCAGGACATCGGCCATTGCACTGATGAACAACGTGCGCTGGTCAAAAAATGGTTAGAAGACCATAAAATGGAAGACGTGGAAGTTTCTGAGTTATTCGATATCTGGTGGGACTGA
- a CDS encoding oxidative damage protection protein, producing MSRTIFCTFLKRDAEGQDFQLYPGEIGKRIFNEISKEAWSQWMAKQTMLINEKKLSMMNPDDRKLLEQEMVNFLFEGQDVHIEGYTPPSK from the coding sequence ATGAGCAGAACGATTTTTTGCACCTTTCTCAAGCGCGATGCCGAAGGGCAAGACTTCCAGCTGTACCCTGGCGAGATTGGCAAACGTATTTTCAATGAAATTTCTAAAGAAGCCTGGTCACAGTGGATGGCCAAACAGACCATGCTGATCAACGAAAAGAAACTCAGCATGATGAACCCGGATGACCGTAAATTGCTGGAACAGGAAATGGTGAATTTTCTGTTTGAAGGTCAGGACGTTCATATCGA
- the mutY gene encoding A/G-specific adenine glycosylase, with protein MEAKSFSPLVLDWYQRYGRKTLPWQIAKTPYKVWLSEVMLQQTQVATVIPYFERFMERFPTVSDLAAAPLDEVLHLWTGLGYYARARNLHKAAQTIVSQHSGVFPTTFDEILALPGIGRSTAGAVLSLALNQHYPILDGNVKRVLARCYAVDGWPGEKKTENKLWAISEDVTPAEGVAQFNQAMMDLGAMVCTRSKPKCELCPVKSGCEAYAHHSWAKYPGKKPKTTLPEKTAFMLMIQQEDKVWLEQRPSVGLWGGLFCFPQYSTEDELTLGLQKYGVTQNALQQQTAFRHTFSHFHLDIVPMWLNLRSPAGCMDEGAGLWYNLAQPQSVGLAAPVERLLMQLAKQTTGK; from the coding sequence ATGGAAGCAAAAAGTTTTTCGCCGCTGGTGCTCGACTGGTATCAGCGCTATGGCCGCAAAACGCTGCCCTGGCAAATCGCAAAAACCCCCTATAAAGTCTGGCTTTCTGAAGTGATGTTGCAGCAAACGCAGGTAGCGACTGTCATCCCGTATTTTGAACGCTTTATGGAACGTTTCCCGACGGTGTCTGATCTCGCCGCCGCGCCACTCGATGAAGTACTGCATCTGTGGACCGGGCTGGGTTACTACGCCCGCGCACGAAACCTGCATAAAGCGGCACAAACTATCGTCAGCCAGCACAGCGGCGTATTTCCAACAACCTTTGATGAAATTCTTGCGCTGCCCGGCATTGGCCGTTCCACAGCGGGTGCCGTTTTGTCGCTGGCACTGAATCAGCATTACCCCATTTTGGACGGCAATGTGAAACGCGTGCTGGCCCGCTGCTACGCCGTTGACGGCTGGCCGGGCGAGAAGAAAACCGAAAATAAACTGTGGGCGATCAGTGAAGACGTCACACCTGCCGAAGGGGTCGCGCAGTTTAATCAGGCAATGATGGATCTGGGTGCGATGGTGTGTACCCGCAGTAAGCCGAAATGCGAGCTATGTCCGGTGAAGTCAGGCTGTGAAGCCTATGCACATCACAGCTGGGCAAAATATCCGGGGAAAAAACCCAAGACGACGTTACCGGAAAAAACGGCCTTTATGCTGATGATCCAGCAGGAGGATAAAGTCTGGCTGGAGCAGCGTCCGTCCGTCGGCCTGTGGGGCGGATTGTTCTGCTTCCCGCAATATTCGACCGAAGACGAACTCACGCTGGGGCTGCAAAAATACGGTGTTACGCAAAATGCGTTGCAGCAGCAGACCGCTTTTCGTCACACTTTCAGCCATTTCCATCTGGATATCGTCCCGATGTGGTTAAATCTGCGTTCTCCGGCAGGTTGCATGGATGAAGGTGCGGGTCTCTGGTATAACTTAGCGCAACCACAATCCGTCGGGCTGGCTGCGCCGGTTGAACGTCTGCTGATGCAATTAGCAAAACAGACCACTGGCAAATAA
- a CDS encoding YggN family protein: MLVKSGVVKTGLAALLALSAWSAQADYQCAVQPKDDVIIKPQTVQVVGNSGDLLITPNGNVTLNGKDMTLSARQRQEAIDYQAGLRRDLPWIDQGATAHLEKGRVAVDRVIVEKLGTDSNVRNRLVTLDKQLKQQMNLIIEHRADGLTFHHKAVDQVKQNGQKLMEQTMGGVMQDSINEMGLKQATSGGNPLQAMMGNLGGLQQAIQEEWNKQEKEFKAFGDDVCKRVTNLDTQHKALLADLKK; encoded by the coding sequence ATGTTAGTAAAAAGTGGAGTGGTAAAAACCGGACTTGCTGCGTTGCTGGCTCTCAGTGCGTGGAGCGCACAGGCGGACTATCAGTGTGCCGTACAGCCTAAAGATGATGTGATCATTAAGCCGCAGACCGTTCAGGTGGTCGGCAACAGCGGTGATTTGCTGATCACGCCAAATGGTAACGTGACCCTCAACGGTAAAGACATGACCCTGAGCGCCAGACAGCGTCAGGAAGCGATCGATTATCAGGCCGGTTTGCGCCGCGACCTGCCGTGGATTGATCAGGGTGCGACGGCGCATCTCGAAAAAGGCCGCGTGGCGGTAGATCGGGTGATCGTCGAGAAACTGGGCACCGACAGCAACGTGCGTAACCGTCTGGTCACGCTCGACAAGCAACTGAAGCAACAAATGAACCTGATCATTGAGCACCGCGCCGACGGTCTGACCTTCCACCATAAAGCGGTGGATCAGGTTAAGCAAAACGGTCAGAAGCTGATGGAACAAACCATGGGCGGCGTGATGCAGGACAGCATCAACGAAATGGGCCTCAAACAGGCTACCAGCGGTGGGAATCCGTTGCAGGCGATGATGGGTAATCTTGGCGGGCTGCAGCAAGCCATTCAGGAAGAGTGGAACAAGCAGGAAAAAGAGTTCAAAGCCTTTGGCGATGACGTCTGTAAGCGTGTGACGAATCTGGATACTCAGCACAAAGCCTTGCTGGCGGATTTGAAAAAGTAA